One Salvia miltiorrhiza cultivar Shanhuang (shh) chromosome 6, IMPLAD_Smil_shh, whole genome shotgun sequence genomic window, TCGATTTTGGGCTACATCTATGTATGCCATTTGTCAAGTTTATCTTTGTTTTTCCTTGCTGATTCCTTTGGACGTTGTCACTTTTGGGCAGCGTCATGTATGAGATAATGGTTTATTGTTATTTACAGGTAAAGGGTCTGTCTTACCCTCCACCCCTCTAatgtttttctttaaaaaaaaagtaatgagacatttgtaatggaatgGAGAAGTAAGTGATATTCAACAAGACCTAaatcaacaattaataaaatacaataaaaataataataactaggaataatctaatttaatttaaaataaataatatatatatatatatatatatatatatatatatatatatatatatatatatggagaagaTCCGTAGAGAACTGCAAATTAAGTAGAGAACGAAGAACAAATATAAAGTTACGAATAAGTCTataatttcgatgaataaatcaatgtatcTTATGAATAAATTTTggcctgggttcgaatcctgagaaTGGCgagattttatatatttttttctgtAATTTTACTGAATACACATATTCATTATTTATGCGATATATTCGTTAAatgtattgatttattcattgtCCACCGTTCTCTACCTATTTGCAGTTCTCTACAGAACCcaaccctctatatatatatatatagggagaggttcaagaaagaaccataaataaaagaagaccggagaaccattttcagccattcgatcatcaagatctacggtggatgcatcatcttgttggatgaatgcagatcctgggttcaaatcctgaagggagcattttattttttatttttttagtgcattaattttaacagcgaatgcattaatttttacagtggatgcattatatttgatggttctcccgttctcacaaataatgtagttctctctagaaccacaccatatatatatatatatatataggggcgcgctccagtgagaccccctatttttcgtgtaacatgagtacaatgaataagacatataatactaatgaacaaaacgtatatctaatgaacaaaatgtatatactgatgaaaaataaaatttaaaaaattcgtaatgaataagacatatatactgatgaacagggccgtatatactgatgaacaatgcagtatatactgatgaataacaaaatttaaaatattctgctccctccaggattcgaaccctgcgaaaaaaaatcaccctccagatacaatatcagccataggattgataaaataaacgccccagatcgtgccctagatctcactaaaattaaggggtctcattggagcggccccctatatatatatatatataaatttgattaatttgattGAGTTCGGTCGAAAAAACACCAAAGGAGCCGAAATCAAAACTTCTTTGCAAGAAAATAGAATATAAccaatcaaatttaaattattgattttGTTTGGTTGGATATTTCATTGTTCAATTTCAAAATATCTTAATTGCATGGTTGATATCATCACTATGACACTATGTCGGTAACAATAATACGTATTAACAAAGTTAAAGGCATAAAAGCTCTCAGATAAAACTGTgactaaaaagaaaacaatagaCCACCCTAATTAACACTAGCTAGCTAGTCTAAAAGCTTCATTAAAATCCCAGCTGATTTTCTCTTCTAGAAAACAACTATTTAAGGAGCTGCCCTTCAGCAAAATCTCTTTCATCCAAGGCAACCATCCCCTCACTTTCTCTCCCACATAACAGGAGAAGAGGAGAGACAGCATTCAAATATTCTAACTTTTCAATAGATTATTCATTGATTTCCAACTCTTGCAGTTTCTTTTAGTCTTCTGAGAGAAGTTTGGAAGATTTTCTTGAACAATTTTTGTAGTTTCAAGAATGGAGGGATCATACAGTTATGATAGGAGTGATGAACCCATAGAACTGCCCCCTGGTTTCCGATTCCATCCGACCGATGAAGAGCTCGTGTCTCATTACTTATCTCCGAAGGTACTCGACCGCAACTTCTCCACAAAAGCTATAGGCGAGGTAGACTTAAACAAGGTTGAGCCTTGGGATTTGCCATGTAAGTCTATATTAAGATTTTCTTGATTCTACGAGCGTTTTGGTTCGTATTCGAATTTCAAAATATGCTTTGGATATGTAGGGAAGGCGAAAATCGGGGAGAAAGAGTGGTACTTCTTCTTCTTGAGGGATAGGAAGTATCCGACTGGGTCGAGGACTAACCGAGCCACGAGTGCTGGATACTGGAAGGCCACGGGGAAGGATAAGGAGATTTTCCGAGGACAAATTCTGGTTGGGATGAAAAAGACTTTAGTTTTCTATAGGGGAAGAGCTCCTAAAGGAGTTAAAAGCAATTGGGTTATGCATGAGTATAGATTACAAGGAAAGGGTTCCAATATTTTCTCTACAGCTTCAAAGGTTCACAAGCTCCCCTGTTTTCCTCTGTTTTCCCCTGTTTTTGCTCTGTTTCCTCTGTtcaattattgattaatttgtTCCTGTTTTGCAGAATGAATGGGTGATTTGCAGAGTCTTTAAGAAGGGCTCAGGAGGAAGTAAAGTCCATATATCAGGGCCGTCGAGTAGCGGTGATTCTTGTCTCGATTTACCTTCGTTGATCGATTTGTCATCTGGTGAAAATACAACGAATGCTGCTGCTCGAGGATCTCATGTGACCTGCTTCTCCAATCTGATACAAGATCAGCAAGATACATCTGTTGACAAATTTACCTCTTCTTCAAACATGAATTTCCTTGATCCACGTATCGAAGATTTGCATTGCCCAGATTCTATTTCGAAACAAGAACAGACAACACTACACCGTTTGTGCAGAACAAATAGCTCATACATTAAGCAATATGCCGCAACTGATTTTGATGATGGAGATATTTCCATCATTTCAAGCGGGCAAATTGAGTTAGATTTCTTGTGGAACTACTGAGTTTTAGAAAATGTAGATTCAGAATAAGAGAAGCAGCAGAAGATTTGGTATTCAGAGTCTGTTAAGATTATTGTTTCTGCATGCATTTCTTAGCTCAAACATGTACAAAAATATGATCAAATCCTAGCTGTGCCTAATAACTCATTTCTTCAATAATATTATGATTTTGGAGACCTATCTTCTTTTCATCATGATGCTTGAGATAAgcacattttttattaaaccAACAGTAGTTGATGCGTAGGTGGTATCTTCTCTATGAACTACCGAGCCTTGTTAGGCCACCAACCAAATTTTGACGCCTCAAAATATGTTATTTTCTTTAAACCTCCACTCTTACTCAATAACTGGAATtcctataaatataaaaaaggtCAATCGCATTCTGTACGCACCTTATAGCAGTTGGTGGGATTCAAACTAATACACGACCATCTCcattgaatttatattttgaatcttgatttttatttaatatggagTAATGAATGACTAACTTGCATTAGCAGAAACTCGAAAGATCAAGGATCATATACAGTGACGTAGCCAGACTTTTCAGTCAGGGGGCCCAAATTCGACttaattaatttgatcaatATTATTTTTGGATCGTCTcagttaaattaaataattttctaaTATAGAATAAATACGCAAATTCTCCTGTGCAGTCAACCGCATACGATGCGGATGATTTGAAAGTTTACATTTTtttcacaataatgtttacttttattcataagaacttttacttttagttattttcactcattaatatttttattcttaactatttgaTCGAGTAATCATTGTCggataaaaagtaattattgttacaatgaaatgtaatatttctaaattattacatttattcacgataactgttacttttattcatgagaacttgtgctattacataagtatacatttgtacgaacaaatatatatcttatgcttattaaaagtaacccaCTGCATGGGGTGCAGTCAACCGCACATGAGACCAGCccaaataaatatatagaaaGAATCATTTAAtcacttattcattttattaccAAATTACTTTAGACATTAGTTTCTTAAATTATCTCGAAAAGAAGTTTGAACAATTTAACTGGGACAAGAGAGTAAAAATGACAATATTATAAATTcatagaaaaaatataaaaagactCCAAATAAATAGCAATTTCAATACAATCACAATCATGCATTAGTTGCATCAtgatattacaaaaataaaaataaataccctACTATCATAacattttctttcttattttcatgTTTTGAAATGGCTACATAATCATTTCATTAGTAATATTTACAAACATATCGTTTTACATGTAAGATATATATCAAACAACCATTCAATAGCTTATCTCTCATACAATTGCATAGAAAGAAATTGGGAATTATACTAAAATAGTAATACatttaagtatttatttaatattcctctaaaaaaagtatttatttaatattaaatgtaTAATTACCAA contains:
- the LOC130988736 gene encoding NAC domain-containing protein 92-like produces the protein MEGSYSYDRSDEPIELPPGFRFHPTDEELVSHYLSPKVLDRNFSTKAIGEVDLNKVEPWDLPWKAKIGEKEWYFFFLRDRKYPTGSRTNRATSAGYWKATGKDKEIFRGQILVGMKKTLVFYRGRAPKGVKSNWVMHEYRLQGKGSNIFSTASKNEWVICRVFKKGSGGSKVHISGPSSSGDSCLDLPSLIDLSSGENTTNAAARGSHVTCFSNLIQDQQDTSVDKFTSSSNMNFLDPRIEDLHCPDSISKQEQTTLHRLCRTNSSYIKQYAATDFDDGDISIISSGQIELDFLWNY